A region from the Streptomyces sp. 3214.6 genome encodes:
- a CDS encoding HAD-IA family hydrolase — translation MTQLPLQAVLFDMDGTLVDTERLWWEAVEQVAGRPLTAADRPEVLGRPVEHTAHWLATTTGRPAPELAEVLHREFADRVRTGIVPRPGALALLGALAREGVPTALVTASPRAVADTILDALGASHFAVTVTADDTEYTKPAPDPYLAACRALGVDPAACVAVEDTETGVTSAEAAGCTVLAVPSLAPIGSAPGRTVLAGLQGVTAGLLRSLLPHRLRVMTWNLWCGGTKVRDHRAKQLKILTETDVDVVGLQETYGTATEELAEALGWYHHRAGENLGIISRHPITAALGDPDVGFYGAVGVRVDVDGSEVDVWTAHLDCAPYGPYESAFDDLDAQTLIAHEGERLARLQDALRRIEAGPDVPVVLVGDFNCPSHLDRPDVAWPVTRAAEDAGFADSYRVAHPDPVREPGATWSPVHVEHEDGSGRPEPQDRIDFVLHRGLRVLDSRTLVTGSPRRWPNVEDNDWPSDHAAVITTFAVPGNPVGGAVRAVYHR, via the coding sequence GTGACCCAACTCCCCCTCCAGGCCGTTCTGTTCGACATGGACGGCACGCTCGTCGACACCGAGCGACTGTGGTGGGAGGCGGTGGAACAGGTGGCCGGACGGCCCCTGACCGCGGCGGACCGGCCGGAGGTGCTCGGCCGTCCCGTCGAGCACACCGCCCACTGGCTGGCCACCACCACGGGCCGGCCGGCGCCGGAGCTCGCCGAGGTGCTCCACCGGGAGTTCGCGGACCGCGTCCGCACCGGCATCGTGCCGCGCCCCGGCGCGCTCGCCCTGCTCGGCGCCCTGGCCCGGGAGGGCGTGCCGACGGCCCTGGTGACCGCGTCGCCCAGGGCGGTCGCCGACACGATCCTCGACGCCCTCGGCGCGAGCCACTTCGCCGTCACCGTCACCGCCGACGACACCGAGTACACCAAGCCCGCCCCCGACCCCTACCTGGCTGCCTGCCGCGCCCTCGGCGTCGACCCGGCCGCCTGTGTGGCCGTCGAGGACACCGAGACCGGCGTGACCTCCGCCGAGGCGGCCGGCTGCACCGTGCTGGCGGTGCCGTCGCTGGCGCCCATCGGGAGCGCGCCCGGCCGGACCGTCCTGGCCGGCCTGCAGGGCGTCACCGCCGGGCTGCTGCGCTCACTGCTGCCGCACCGGCTCCGCGTCATGACCTGGAACCTCTGGTGCGGCGGGACGAAGGTCCGCGATCACCGGGCCAAACAGCTCAAGATCCTCACCGAGACCGACGTGGACGTGGTCGGCCTCCAGGAGACGTACGGCACCGCGACCGAGGAACTCGCCGAAGCCCTCGGCTGGTACCACCACCGGGCCGGGGAGAACCTCGGGATCATCAGCCGCCACCCGATCACGGCCGCCCTCGGCGACCCCGACGTCGGCTTCTACGGCGCGGTGGGCGTCCGCGTCGACGTCGACGGCAGCGAGGTCGACGTGTGGACGGCCCATCTGGACTGCGCTCCGTACGGACCCTACGAGTCCGCCTTCGACGATCTCGACGCGCAGACTTTGATCGCCCACGAGGGGGAGCGGCTCGCGCGGCTGCAAGACGCCCTGCGCCGGATCGAAGCGGGTCCGGACGTGCCCGTCGTCCTCGTCGGCGACTTCAACTGCCCCTCCCACCTTGACCGGCCCGACGTCGCCTGGCCGGTGACCAGGGCCGCCGAGGACGCCGGTTTCGCCGACTCCTACCGCGTGGCACACCCCGACCCCGTGCGGGAGCCCGGCGCCACCTGGTCTCCGGTCCACGTCGAGCACGAGGACGGCAGCGGACGCCCGGAACCGCAGGACCGGATCGACTTCGTGCTCCACCGGGGCCTCAGGGTGCTCGACTCCCGCACCCTTGTCACCGGCAGCCCCCGGCGGTGGCCGAACGTCGAGGACAACGACTGGCCCTCCGACCACGCCGCGGTCATCACCACGTTCGCGGTCCCCGGAAATCCGGTGGGCGGCGCGGTCCGAGCCGTCTACCATCGGTGA
- a CDS encoding ABC transporter substrate-binding protein, with protein MTVPLPRTAVRGGALAAVAVLALSACGAAPETTSATADGKSAATATSAADFGGLDALVKAAKKEGTLNAIALPRDWANYGALIDGFQKKYGIKVAVESPDGTSQDEINAVTSRKGQDRAPDVLDLGSSFALSAAQQGLLAPYEVASYADIPAGQKDAKARWYNDYGGYISIGCDAKRVKTCPATFADLLKPQYKGQVALNGNPTKSGSAFGGVWAASLASGGSFDDIQPGLDFFAKLKKNGNYTPVESTPATVEKGETPISIDWDYLNAGYADEFKSKGVDWKVSVPSDGQFSQYYSQAINKDAPHPAVARLWQEYLYSAEGQNLWLKGYARPALMTAMEKAGTLDKTAAAKLPEVSGTPAFPTEDQQSKAKTVLGQGWAKAVSG; from the coding sequence GTGACCGTGCCCCTGCCGAGAACCGCCGTCCGTGGCGGCGCCCTCGCCGCCGTCGCCGTACTCGCCCTGAGCGCCTGTGGCGCCGCCCCCGAGACCACCTCCGCCACCGCGGACGGCAAGAGCGCCGCCACGGCCACCTCCGCCGCCGACTTCGGCGGCCTCGACGCCCTGGTGAAGGCGGCGAAGAAGGAGGGCACGCTGAACGCCATCGCGCTGCCCCGCGACTGGGCGAACTACGGCGCCCTCATCGACGGTTTCCAGAAGAAGTACGGCATCAAGGTCGCCGTCGAGAGCCCCGACGGCACCAGCCAGGACGAGATCAACGCCGTCACCTCCAGGAAGGGTCAGGATCGCGCACCGGACGTCCTCGACCTCGGCAGCTCCTTCGCGCTGAGCGCCGCCCAGCAGGGCCTGCTCGCGCCGTACGAGGTGGCGTCGTACGCCGACATCCCCGCGGGGCAGAAGGACGCGAAGGCCCGCTGGTACAACGACTACGGCGGCTACATCTCCATCGGCTGCGACGCCAAGCGCGTCAAGACCTGCCCGGCCACCTTCGCGGACCTGCTCAAGCCGCAGTACAAGGGCCAGGTCGCCCTCAACGGCAACCCGACCAAGTCCGGCTCCGCGTTCGGCGGCGTCTGGGCGGCCTCCCTCGCGAGCGGCGGCTCCTTCGACGACATCCAGCCCGGTCTCGACTTCTTCGCCAAGCTGAAGAAGAACGGCAACTACACGCCCGTCGAGTCGACGCCGGCCACCGTCGAGAAGGGTGAGACGCCCATCAGTATCGACTGGGACTACCTCAACGCCGGATACGCCGACGAGTTCAAGTCCAAGGGCGTGGACTGGAAGGTGTCCGTGCCCAGCGACGGCCAGTTCTCCCAGTACTACTCCCAGGCGATCAACAAGGACGCCCCGCACCCGGCGGTCGCCCGCCTGTGGCAGGAGTACCTCTACAGCGCCGAGGGTCAGAACCTGTGGCTCAAGGGGTACGCCCGGCCCGCCCTGATGACCGCCATGGAGAAGGCCGGCACCCTCGACAAGACGGCCGCGGCCAAGCTGCCCGAGGTCTCCGGGACGCCCGCCTTCCCGACCGAGGACCAGCAGAGCAAGGCCAAGACGGTCCTCGGGCAGGGCTGGGCCAAGGCCGTCTCCGGATGA
- a CDS encoding ABC transporter ATP-binding protein: protein MTVLDKSATTATKPQAQAATVEFRALRREFGPTVALDGLDLTVRPGELLALLGPSGCGKTTALRMLAGFEHPDSGEVLVDGEDVTRVPAHRRDAGMVFQSYSLFPHLDALDNVAFGLRMRKVRPAERRSRAAELLELVGLADKGARFPHQLSGGQQQRVALARALALRPRVLLLDEPLSALDAKVRLTLREEIRRLQQELGITTLFVTHDQEEALSMADRVAVMHAGRLEQCAAPAELYGRPATAFVAEFVGTTSRIPGRLEGGTVEVLGRRLPVDGRIPAVTDVDVLVRPEAVRVRAEDGGDARVVATSFLGAAVRVTVRLADGTDVKADLPAHEAAELTAGAAVDVSLPDRPVLVVERTS, encoded by the coding sequence ATGACCGTGCTCGACAAGTCAGCGACGACCGCGACGAAGCCGCAGGCGCAGGCGGCGACCGTCGAATTCCGAGCCCTGCGCCGGGAGTTCGGCCCGACCGTGGCTCTCGACGGCCTCGACCTCACCGTCCGGCCGGGTGAGCTTCTCGCCCTGCTCGGCCCGTCCGGCTGCGGCAAGACCACCGCGCTGCGGATGCTCGCCGGGTTCGAACACCCCGACTCCGGCGAGGTGCTGGTCGACGGAGAGGACGTCACCAGGGTGCCGGCCCACCGCCGGGACGCCGGAATGGTCTTCCAGTCGTACAGCCTCTTCCCGCACCTCGACGCGCTCGACAACGTGGCCTTCGGGCTGCGGATGCGCAAGGTGCGCCCCGCCGAACGGCGCTCCCGGGCAGCCGAGTTGCTGGAACTGGTGGGCCTCGCCGACAAGGGCGCACGGTTTCCGCACCAGCTCTCCGGCGGCCAGCAGCAGCGCGTCGCCCTGGCCCGCGCCCTCGCCCTGCGCCCGCGCGTCCTGCTCCTGGACGAGCCGCTCTCCGCGCTCGACGCGAAGGTGCGGCTGACCCTGCGCGAGGAGATCCGGCGGCTCCAGCAGGAACTCGGCATCACCACCCTGTTCGTCACCCACGACCAGGAGGAGGCCCTGTCGATGGCGGACCGGGTCGCCGTGATGCACGCTGGGCGGCTCGAACAGTGCGCCGCCCCCGCCGAGTTGTACGGCCGGCCCGCCACGGCCTTCGTGGCCGAGTTCGTGGGCACGACAAGCCGGATCCCGGGCCGCCTCGAGGGCGGGACCGTCGAAGTGCTCGGGCGCCGCCTGCCCGTCGACGGCAGGATCCCGGCCGTGACCGACGTGGACGTCCTGGTTCGGCCGGAGGCGGTGCGCGTGCGGGCCGAGGACGGCGGGGACGCACGCGTCGTCGCCACCTCCTTCCTGGGCGCGGCCGTCCGCGTCACCGTCCGGCTCGCCGACGGCACCGACGTCAAGGCCGACCTGCCCGCCCACGAGGCCGCCGAACTCACGGCGGGCGCGGCGGTGGACGTCTCGCTCCCCGACCGCCCCGTCCTCGTCGTCGAACGTACTTCCTGA
- a CDS encoding ABC transporter permease has product MARLNMWRWAVLGLAGLYFLVPLAASVVFTVDVPGQGVTFDAYTQILSTDGFGSSLLLSLELAIATIAVVLLLMVPAMVALRLGAPRLRPVVEVVCSLPLVVPPIAFVAGIGTVLKWGPEHFSRTPLFQTFVAIQNPDFPVVLVLAYVVMALPFAYRALDAGLRSVDVGTLVEAARSCGAGWPQALVQAVLPNLRGALLNTSFLTLALVLGEFTVARLLGFQPFAVWIVNVSGSQAQLSVAVSVLSLLVTWVLLLVLAGFGGRTRSTPRG; this is encoded by the coding sequence ATGGCTCGCCTGAACATGTGGCGGTGGGCTGTCCTCGGCCTCGCCGGCCTGTACTTCCTGGTGCCGCTGGCCGCTTCGGTCGTCTTCACCGTCGACGTGCCCGGGCAGGGCGTCACCTTCGACGCCTACACCCAGATCCTCTCCACCGACGGCTTCGGATCCAGCCTGCTGCTCTCGCTGGAGCTGGCCATCGCCACCATCGCCGTCGTCCTGCTGCTGATGGTGCCCGCCATGGTCGCGTTGCGGCTGGGCGCGCCCCGGCTGCGGCCGGTCGTCGAGGTGGTGTGCTCACTGCCCCTGGTCGTGCCGCCGATCGCGTTCGTCGCCGGCATCGGGACAGTGCTCAAATGGGGACCCGAGCATTTCTCGCGCACCCCGCTGTTCCAGACGTTCGTGGCGATCCAGAACCCCGACTTCCCCGTCGTGCTCGTCCTGGCGTACGTGGTGATGGCGCTGCCGTTCGCGTACCGGGCCCTGGACGCGGGTCTGCGCTCCGTCGACGTGGGCACCCTCGTCGAGGCCGCCCGCAGCTGCGGGGCCGGCTGGCCGCAGGCGCTCGTCCAGGCCGTCCTGCCCAACCTTCGCGGCGCGCTGCTCAACACCTCCTTCCTCACCCTGGCCCTGGTGCTCGGCGAGTTCACCGTGGCGCGACTGCTCGGCTTCCAGCCCTTCGCCGTCTGGATCGTCAACGTCAGCGGCTCGCAGGCCCAGCTGTCCGTCGCCGTGTCCGTGCTCAGCCTGCTCGTGACCTGGGTGCTGCTCCTCGTCCTCGCCGGTTTCGGCGGGCGCACCCGTTCTACTCCCCGGGGATGA
- a CDS encoding ABC transporter permease gives MTSTAVRVDMAPAAEVKRRRRSLGWLAVVPLLAFTALAFGLPAVAMLDGAFTVKDPATGATSYTVDNLTASLRDAYLTALLGSVKLSAVSAGLGALLGLPLAQAVVTSRFRTLREAVLTASGVLANFGGVPLAFAFVATLGNAGVLTRHFGLTDQGWNLYSFWGLVIVYLYFLIPLMVLTITPALEGLRSQWREAAQNNGATPAQYWRHVALPVLLPSLLGGLVLLFGSAFAAYATAAAMVGSSIPLVTLQIADAISGNVLVGQENVALALSLDMVLVAGLVMAVYLPLQRRSARWLA, from the coding sequence ATGACCTCCACCGCCGTACGGGTCGACATGGCGCCCGCCGCTGAGGTGAAGCGGCGGCGCCGGTCGCTGGGCTGGCTCGCCGTCGTCCCGCTGCTCGCGTTCACCGCGCTCGCCTTCGGGCTGCCCGCCGTAGCCATGCTCGACGGCGCGTTCACCGTCAAGGACCCGGCCACGGGCGCCACCTCGTACACCGTCGACAACCTCACCGCCTCACTGCGGGACGCGTATCTGACGGCCCTGCTCGGCAGCGTGAAGCTGTCCGCCGTGTCGGCGGGGCTGGGGGCGCTGCTCGGACTGCCGCTGGCCCAGGCCGTGGTGACCTCCCGCTTCCGCACGCTGCGTGAGGCCGTGCTCACCGCGTCCGGGGTGCTGGCCAACTTCGGCGGCGTCCCGCTGGCCTTCGCCTTCGTCGCCACGCTCGGCAACGCCGGTGTGCTGACCCGGCACTTCGGGCTCACCGACCAGGGCTGGAACCTGTACAGCTTCTGGGGACTGGTGATCGTCTATCTGTACTTCCTGATCCCGCTGATGGTCCTCACCATCACCCCCGCCCTGGAGGGGCTGCGCTCCCAGTGGCGCGAGGCGGCGCAGAACAACGGCGCGACCCCCGCGCAGTACTGGCGGCACGTCGCCCTGCCTGTTCTGCTGCCCTCGCTGCTCGGGGGCCTGGTGCTGCTGTTCGGCAGCGCCTTCGCCGCGTACGCCACCGCTGCCGCCATGGTGGGCAGCTCCATTCCGCTGGTCACCCTCCAGATCGCCGACGCCATCTCCGGCAACGTGCTCGTCGGCCAGGAGAACGTGGCGCTCGCCCTCAGCCTCGACATGGTGCTGGTCGCCGGCCTGGTCATGGCGGTCTATCTGCCCCTGCAACGACGGAGCGCTCGATGGCTCGCCTGA